Proteins encoded by one window of Ruminococcaceae bacterium R-25:
- a CDS encoding lincosamide and streptogramin A transport system ATP-binding/permease protein — protein sequence MPVININNLTFGYDGSEKTLFDDVSIVLDTSWKLALAGRNGRGKTTFFKLLRGELPYAGTITGVPETILFPMTELPENEDWRVRKELNLMGADPDIMWRPMETLSGGERTKLMLANLFAADGIYPLIDEPTNHLDRQGREAVADYLASKEGFILISHDRAFLDRCTDHTLVITKTGLELVGASYSVWWENNEKRMESEQSRNDQLKKEISSIDAAMKKNAQWSSKAEGYKNRSKAPSKVAEDHFRRAYEGAKSKKLMSLSKNLEQRNERKIEEKQGLLKDLERSEKLKITGTEHHNKMPIILKDVTLYRYGEPVVTGFNLSVERGCKISLQGKNGCGKSTLIKYLAGFGEAEGITASGDIYIAPGLKISYVGQDTSSLTGTLYEIAGERGADKTIFSTILIKMGFTKEMLYRDVSALSLGQKKFVMIALSLCEHADLYLWDEPLNYIDVYMRQEIERLVKDNNVTMLFVEHDRTFSESVADREVDM from the coding sequence ATGCCTGTGATTAACATAAACAATTTAACATTCGGATACGACGGGTCTGAAAAGACCTTATTTGACGACGTCTCCATAGTCTTAGACACTTCCTGGAAGCTTGCTCTGGCAGGCAGAAACGGCAGGGGCAAGACCACATTCTTTAAGCTCCTTCGTGGCGAACTTCCTTACGCCGGCACGATCACCGGAGTGCCCGAGACGATACTTTTCCCGATGACAGAGCTCCCCGAAAACGAGGACTGGAGGGTCCGCAAAGAACTCAACCTGATGGGCGCCGATCCCGACATCATGTGGCGCCCGATGGAGACGTTATCCGGCGGTGAGAGGACCAAGCTGATGCTCGCAAACCTCTTTGCCGCAGACGGCATTTATCCTCTTATCGATGAGCCGACGAACCATCTGGACAGGCAGGGCAGAGAAGCAGTTGCAGACTATCTCGCATCCAAAGAAGGCTTCATCCTGATCTCGCACGACCGTGCCTTTCTGGACCGCTGCACAGACCACACGCTGGTGATCACAAAGACAGGTTTGGAACTTGTCGGCGCGTCCTATTCCGTGTGGTGGGAGAATAACGAGAAACGCATGGAAAGTGAGCAGTCCAGAAACGACCAGCTCAAGAAAGAGATAAGTTCCATTGATGCCGCCATGAAGAAGAATGCCCAGTGGTCTTCAAAGGCTGAGGGATATAAGAACCGCAGCAAGGCTCCTTCCAAGGTCGCCGAGGACCATTTCAGAAGGGCATATGAAGGTGCAAAATCCAAGAAACTCATGTCCCTTTCCAAGAATCTTGAGCAGAGAAACGAGCGCAAGATCGAAGAAAAGCAGGGCCTTCTTAAAGATCTTGAACGCTCCGAAAAGCTCAAGATCACCGGCACCGAGCACCATAACAAGATGCCGATAATCCTTAAAGACGTGACCCTTTACCGCTACGGCGAGCCCGTCGTTACAGGCTTTAACCTTTCTGTCGAGCGCGGATGCAAAATATCCCTGCAGGGCAAAAACGGCTGCGGCAAGAGCACGCTCATCAAGTATCTGGCGGGTTTTGGCGAAGCTGAAGGAATAACTGCTTCAGGCGATATCTACATAGCTCCCGGATTGAAGATCTCTTATGTCGGACAGGACACGTCCTCTTTGACAGGAACTTTATATGAGATTGCCGGCGAGCGCGGTGCCGACAAGACGATCTTTTCGACGATCCTGATAAAGATGGGTTTTACGAAGGAGATGCTATACAGAGACGTGTCAGCATTGTCTTTGGGCCAGAAGAAATTCGTTATGATCGCCCTGTCACTGTGCGAGCATGCCGACCTCTACCTTTGGGACGAGCCGCTGAACTACATTGATGTCTATATGAGGCAGGAAATCGAGCGTCTGGTCAAAGATAACAATGTTACAATGCTCTTCGTTGAGCACGACAGGACGTTCTCAGAGTCAGTCGCTGACAGGGAAGTGGACATGTGA
- a CDS encoding PadR family transcriptional regulator, protein MPQLALTEAVFYILLSLQKPLHGYGIIQNVGELSHGRVKLAAGTLYGALNSLVEKGWIDALPENPESRKKEYVITKNGQAVLKEELDRLSELVDNGKRILGGN, encoded by the coding sequence ATGCCACAGTTAGCGTTAACCGAAGCAGTGTTCTACATACTGTTGTCGCTTCAGAAACCGCTTCACGGATACGGAATAATCCAGAATGTGGGAGAACTGTCACACGGGCGGGTGAAGCTCGCCGCAGGTACATTATACGGAGCGCTTAATTCGCTCGTTGAGAAGGGATGGATCGATGCCCTGCCGGAAAACCCGGAGAGCCGCAAGAAGGAGTACGTGATCACAAAGAACGGTCAGGCAGTACTCAAGGAAGAACTGGACAGACTCTCAGAACTGGTTGATAACGGCAAGAGGATCTTGGGAGGAAATTGA
- a CDS encoding multimeric flavodoxin WrbA — translation MRTLIINCSPVRTGATAEIVKIIEGELSTRYDTKCICIDDYSFAFCKGCRACHKTASCVMNDADVIRGIMNEFDEADIIVSVAPSYWADIPGQYKAFIDRCTPWCNTHEPHATIKPGKKGYAVALRTGPNMPECERLIGSIEHFYGHLEIERSGHLGLTSIEYKENVEPRKAEIIEFCKNI, via the coding sequence ATGAGAACACTTATAATCAACTGCAGTCCTGTAAGAACCGGAGCCACGGCCGAGATCGTTAAGATAATTGAAGGCGAGCTCAGCACGCGATATGACACAAAGTGCATCTGCATAGACGATTATTCTTTCGCTTTCTGCAAAGGATGCAGGGCATGCCACAAGACAGCTTCCTGCGTCATGAACGATGCAGATGTGATCCGCGGCATCATGAACGAATTCGATGAAGCTGACATCATCGTATCCGTCGCACCTTCGTACTGGGCAGACATTCCCGGCCAGTACAAGGCATTCATCGACAGATGCACTCCCTGGTGCAATACGCACGAGCCTCATGCAACGATCAAGCCCGGCAAAAAGGGTTATGCCGTAGCTCTGCGCACCGGACCCAACATGCCCGAATGCGAGAGACTTATCGGCAGCATCGAACATTTCTACGGCCATCTCGAGATCGAAAGATCCGGCCACCTTGGCCTTACTTCTATCGAATACAAAGAGAATGTCGAGCCCAGAAAGGCCGAGATAATCGAGTTCTGCAAAAACATCTGA
- a CDS encoding ABC-type glycerol-3-phosphate transport system substrate-binding protein — translation MKRPIKKIGPALLAAALLFSVFACGCTVKSGKNGIKDESGLTLSGKMPDKLPDGMSWFDFKEETAIFDYLENTIGEIFLIDITCYKGQTWLYICEREPKVPVYHIMSFDENDKPVNDFVIKNEFGDNIDLARMIQGGDGLYITAYDFAARRDYLYPVDENTGKVSPDNKIDVSKDLSGDYSANALAFAGDDIAVLQNAQTPRVELIGKTGESKKTVYLEALSRDFNIQYPEGMIGAGPDKVVVWGNTSSNYYFGQIRYCLVDLESGKVSAMDELEYINIPLRNLTYCNGSLVSVTDGGVYTIDTDKGTCQMTLSFNCSNCNRYLANNSELKYADDEKLLFGYTSTTAKLGQLRYSICTFTKTADYPAAGKNILTVASTEDLDYSISKAIMQFNSTSDSSFMVFDSRYKANAEIDYSNIDSADRAAKNSLTAYASVSDRLAMDIMAGEGPDILITNGANEQLSRSEYFIDLTDYLRNESGISESDYFMNAINAMKFNGALYQFPIGFYVDGLLASGDCFGNKNGLTFDEYKTMVKTVCNGSDPVYDHQLSYSRTEVATKLFANTNEMYIKDGKVNVNNDSFKAILDYCKDLPAKSYFEGKDLDMEYEDLMTGKDNMPVQPVVVYGFYDYEAMAMKNENTMICGYPSVDGRTATIGSELSVSISAHSYDLSSCKKFLSILLSEDIQNSIERNIPINKNCAKNQALEEIEANNKTVERNADNKWAGKGKKLDASMADSYIEQLSSAKTSSFVYHNISLIIYEEIPAYFEGQKSFEEVAVTINDRAQKVLDERK, via the coding sequence ATGAAAAGACCTATCAAAAAGATCGGGCCCGCTTTATTGGCGGCTGCTCTTCTTTTTTCTGTTTTCGCGTGCGGGTGCACGGTAAAATCCGGAAAGAACGGGATCAAAGATGAATCCGGCCTTACCTTGAGCGGCAAGATGCCGGACAAGCTCCCTGACGGAATGTCATGGTTCGATTTTAAGGAAGAGACCGCCATTTTCGATTATCTCGAAAATACGATCGGCGAGATTTTTCTGATCGACATCACTTGTTATAAAGGACAGACCTGGCTCTATATCTGCGAGAGAGAGCCCAAGGTTCCCGTCTATCACATAATGTCTTTTGATGAAAACGATAAGCCTGTAAATGACTTCGTCATCAAAAACGAATTCGGCGACAACATTGACCTTGCCAGGATGATCCAGGGCGGCGACGGACTTTATATTACAGCTTATGATTTTGCTGCCAGAAGAGACTATCTTTACCCTGTAGATGAGAATACGGGAAAAGTATCACCTGACAACAAGATCGACGTTTCAAAAGACCTTTCAGGTGATTACAGTGCCAACGCTTTAGCATTCGCAGGTGACGATATCGCCGTTCTCCAGAATGCCCAGACACCGAGAGTCGAACTCATCGGCAAGACAGGTGAGTCAAAGAAGACTGTATATCTGGAAGCATTGTCAAGAGATTTCAACATCCAATATCCTGAAGGCATGATCGGTGCAGGTCCGGATAAGGTCGTTGTATGGGGCAACACTTCTTCCAATTACTATTTCGGACAGATAAGATACTGCCTCGTGGACCTTGAATCAGGAAAAGTAAGCGCTATGGATGAACTCGAATATATCAATATCCCTTTGCGCAACCTGACATACTGCAACGGCAGTCTCGTAAGCGTTACTGACGGCGGTGTCTACACGATCGATACTGATAAAGGAACATGCCAAATGACTCTGTCTTTCAACTGTTCCAACTGCAACAGATATCTCGCCAATAATTCGGAATTAAAGTATGCCGATGACGAAAAGCTCCTCTTTGGCTATACTTCAACAACTGCAAAATTGGGCCAGCTGAGGTACTCGATCTGTACTTTTACAAAGACAGCAGATTATCCTGCAGCAGGCAAGAACATTCTCACCGTCGCATCAACAGAGGATCTCGATTACAGCATCTCAAAAGCCATCATGCAGTTTAACAGCACGAGCGATTCTTCGTTCATGGTCTTCGACAGCAGATATAAAGCCAACGCTGAGATCGACTATTCCAATATCGACAGTGCTGACCGCGCGGCAAAGAATTCACTCACGGCTTACGCATCAGTTTCCGACCGCCTGGCTATGGACATTATGGCAGGCGAGGGTCCTGACATTCTCATAACAAACGGCGCGAACGAACAGCTCTCAAGAAGCGAATACTTCATAGATCTCACGGATTACTTAAGAAACGAGAGCGGTATCAGCGAATCCGATTATTTCATGAATGCGATAAATGCAATGAAGTTTAACGGTGCTCTTTACCAGTTCCCAATAGGCTTTTATGTTGACGGCTTATTGGCTTCAGGAGACTGCTTCGGCAATAAGAACGGTCTGACATTCGATGAATATAAAACGATGGTCAAGACTGTCTGCAACGGATCTGATCCCGTGTACGACCACCAGCTCTCTTATTCGAGAACGGAAGTCGCCACCAAGCTTTTCGCCAACACGAACGAGATGTACATCAAGGACGGAAAGGTCAATGTAAATAACGATTCGTTCAAGGCGATCCTCGACTACTGCAAAGACCTCCCTGCAAAATCTTATTTTGAGGGCAAAGACCTTGATATGGAGTACGAAGATCTAATGACAGGAAAAGATAACATGCCTGTCCAGCCCGTTGTTGTTTACGGTTTCTACGACTACGAAGCCATGGCAATGAAAAACGAGAATACGATGATCTGCGGCTATCCTTCCGTTGACGGCAGGACTGCGACGATCGGTTCAGAGCTTTCCGTTTCGATCTCAGCTCACAGTTATGACTTAAGCTCCTGCAAAAAGTTTTTAAGCATCCTTCTCTCGGAAGACATTCAGAACTCGATCGAAAGGAACATTCCGATCAACAAGAACTGCGCGAAAAACCAGGCCCTTGAAGAGATCGAAGCAAACAATAAAACTGTTGAAAGGAACGCGGATAACAAGTGGGCCGGAAAAGGCAAAAAACTTGATGCTTCCATGGCAGACAGTTATATCGAACAGCTGTCTTCAGCTAAGACTTCAAGCT